A genomic stretch from Pochonia chlamydosporia 170 chromosome 4, whole genome shotgun sequence includes:
- a CDS encoding CNH domain-containing protein (similar to Neosartorya fischeri NRRL 181 XP_001259939.1), giving the protein MSFRGDEQRRYGSVPPVQYAVSGNHQDQHQHQHQHGAGAAGVGRRPSFNTGDEAAYYNQSHDRNASFDQSVRGGEDELFLTSPVGGGNPPIGRYASTSSAMSGYQHQYQDPTPPTPSQSAYNPQNFVPSSNTGFQRSQSTTLPYHSASRFSTSSAGSYNAPSPSATNYTPQAYNPAAYAATNTAPQRQATYHGHGYAGHDQGYAAGVGTAGAQSYGHSPTPTHTSTFSQPMRSPSLSSSFQQSFPTSPSSFAGSTSTNQTTTTYDPSHYTSSTQYSSYSTNGVAPYPTTAAQPQAPYPTASSHIPVGPNYSSSHDHLSYYNRHRSDSQTSPGTSPYMQPQSSPGLQRHPTNAPLPSRPMEDVPEEATPWDEHGRPLPHDDDDDERITQETIMQDIEAELGGAGYRSQHRPSPIAGQVSEEQAQRLRAYSSASARSPGSRSSPGRTPSQPRFDDDDDDPEGTAGVLAMQQAELDDQRFGGGPFMYSGPGPAPAAPVPAAVAAPPATTQPNPPPFPSEDQNHSSDSDFGGMDLGMLSGGYAGTLAYGADIGTLPGSSSMQDGPRPLPTPGYYNSLRENYDNAAAFNNAEMDYGGTGGLQAPEAHRLSFDEGREERVSIHSQQSGTESPTKDDYQDLFYHPGLTNRPLPALPPGPGSDSSSMLSVHNSVRSQHQQSHSVNADARYYQADGPENFYQQGGQQTLHPERSISLGGHSHTPQIQTPARSRTDAAEERKKVNRHHQITHQGPTFEYDSTPAAAAGAFDSITLPSGRKKKFVPSKLTAGDFNRCTQPWALSGIEGWIRALGEGEPDLREKTIEEAVTNLFVFKIPTMNVADAEALSSQTVANMLESQVLLPDEEWVKFGDGHISGVLWQLTGLGCYAPKLHDVEISGRCYSHHCTRTLKKVDLEVFSEDVQGADAWHVFYHLTKEDVDSKPKKEVERQNILHEIVTGEENYIKQLDIFRTLYRDDLRTRNPPIIHPDKRDKFLAAVFGMLDTVVRINKDHLLAQLKYRQQEQGPWIVGFSDLFREWVRKAKSVYTEYAIGYPRAAYMVRKEAARNLIFKRFLEDKQKHKLSAKQDWTHFLITPVQRLQRYILLLQSVEHKMIGDSEEKANLQKAIQEIQTVTHECDSKVAETNKRVQMMELDRMLVLRPGFQSVLNLDHLGRVLIMQGELQRMGSKGMRWVDSHALLFDHYLILAKVVVPKDGKGERKYDVSREPIPMPLLFLESMNDEPVMKQKGLTAPLGRTTAAPAGAQLNKVPSNGTGRPGLEHTPTGSSGTSLAPTTSNDTEGKILYPFKVKHLGHEVYTLYASSARDRLDWCNSIIEAKTRHAKALYAQNAEPFRLRVLADAAFHYDAGSMYARASGVPVKGTPLDRAIQDLEKVLGSAQGVAAVCRAQVNCATGFSAFGKSVIAIGTDYGVYITDPSNPRGWMRTVQIARVTQIAVLEEFSICLVIADKSLICYPLDVIAPVSEFAAPVNDNTRRAPQRLAKDVTYFATARMKDRMLVFYKRKEGLHTSFKVLEPIFHKATEKKSRLFGSRKTGGGSTDTFRDYDEFYLPTECFSLSIFQTYIAVSTSKGVEMLTLDKKQPMSIPDLKAPAIANIAGRIRDQRPLGMFRLNENEFIVTYEDCAVYVDKHGDVSRTLIMEYTGKQKKARGATMYGQYLLLFNEDYVEVRNAENGRLRQIIAGRDVRVIDFGIRGPTGGNAAQSQQAYGPNGQSHLAGDTSKASVKIAMCHPELPGRQIVLEMLLNDGHSEG; this is encoded by the exons ATGTCTTTTCGCGGCGACGAGCAGCGCCGGTATGGCTCCGTCCCTCCCGTCCAGTATGCGGTATCTGGCAACCACCAagatcaacaccaacaccaacatcagcatggCGCTGGTGCAGCTGGTGTTGGCCGACGGCCGAGCTTCAACACCGGCGATGAAGCAGCCTACTACAACCAGAGCCATGACCGAAACGCTTCGTTCGATCAATCTGTACGTGGCGGCGAAGACGAGCTGTTCTTGACGAGTccagttggcggcggcaatcCACCCATCGGTCGCTACGCTTCCACCAGCAGCGCCATGTCTGGCTATCAACATCAATACCAAGATCCAACTCCTCCGACCCCGTCACAGTCCGCATACAATCCTCAGAATTTTGTCCCGTCCTCGAACACCGGTTTTCAGAGATCGCAATCCACGACGCTTCCCTATCATTCGGCGTCGCGCTTTTCCACCTCCAGCGCAGGCTCTTATAACGctccatcgccatcagcTACAAACTATACACCGCAAGCTTACAATCCTGCTGCGTATGCCGCTACGAACACCGCTCCTCAGAGACAGGCTACGTATCACGGCCATGGATATGCAGGACATGACCAAGGCTATGCAGCCGGTGTTGGAACGGCAGGCGCACAATCATACGGGCATTCTCCCACCCCAACGCATACTTCCACCTTTTCGCAACCAATGCGGTCCCCTTCCTTGTCCTCTAGCTTCCAGCAGTCTTTTCCAACCAGCCCTTCGTCCTTTGCTGGTTCTACCTCAACGAatcaaacaacaacaacatacGATCCTTCACACTACACGTCGTCGACTCAGTATTCCTCTTACAGCACAAATGGTGTTGCTCCTTATCCAACCACGGCGGCTCAGCCGCAAGCTCCTTATCCAACAGCGTCGTCCCACATTCCTGTCGGCCCTAACTACTCGTCTAGCCATGACCATCTCTCATACTACAACCGCCATCGCTCAGACTCGCAGACTTCCCCCGGCACCTCCCCTTACATGCAGCCTCAGTCATCGCCTGGGCTTCAACGGCATCCAACAAATGCTCCTCTACCAAGCCGACCAATGGAGGATGTGCCGGAAGAAGCGACTCCCTGGGACGAACATGGCCGTCCCTTGCcccatgatgacgacgatgatgagagAATCACGCAGGAGACCATAATGCAAGACATAGAGGCGGAGCTGGGTGGTGCGGGATATCGCTCCCAACACAGGCCATCGCCAATTGCTGGTCAGGTATCTGAGGAGCAGGCTCAACGACTGAGAGCGTATAGCTCTGCTTCGGCACGCTCTCCCGGGAGTCGATCCTCTCCTGGCAGAACACCAAGTCAGCCGCgctttgacgacgacgacgacgatcCAGAAGGAACAGCTGGTGTGTTGGCCATGCAACAAGCAGAGCTCGATGACCAGCGATTTGGTGGCGGTCCGTTCATGTATAGTGGTCCTGGCCctgctccagctgctccCGTCCCAGCCGCTGTTGCGGCTCCTCCTGCCACAACTCAACCAAATCCACCACCGTTCCCATCCGAGGACCAGAACCACAGCAGTGACAGCGATTTTGGCGGCATGGATCTTGGCATGCTGAGTGGGGGGTATGCCGGGACTTTGGCTTATGGTGCTGACATTGGCACTCTGCCTGGATCTTCCTCCATGCAAGATGGCCCCAGACCGCTACCAACACCCGGATACTACAACTCTCTGAGAGAAAACTATGACAATGCCGCTGCCTTCAATAATGCTGAGATGGACTATGGAGGTACAGGCGGATTGCAGGCCCCGGAAGCCCACCGACTTAGCTTTGATGAGGGCCGGGAAGAACGAGTCTCCATTCATTCGCAGCAAAGTGGCACTGAATCTCCAACCAAAGACGACTATCAAGACCTGTTTTACCACCCTGGACTTACTAATCGGCCTCTCCCAGCTCTACCGCCGGGCCCTGGTTCTGATAGTAGCTCCATGCTCTCCGTCCATAATAGTGTACgatcccaacaccaacaatctCATTCCGTAAATGCCGATGCCAGGTATTACCAGGCAGATGGCCCTGAGAACTTCTACCAACAAGGTGGCCAGCAGACGCTGCACCCGGAGCGATCAATTTCGCTCGGTGGCCATAGCCATACTCCGCAGATCCAAACTCCTGCGAGGTCAAGAACAGACGCCGCCGAAGAGCGCAAGAAGGTCAATCGTCACCACCAAATTACGCACCAGGGCCCAACCTTTGAGTACGACTCGACGCCAGCGGCGGCCGCTGGCGCTTTCGATAGTATCACGCTCCCTAGTGGAcgaaagaagaagtttgTGCCTTCCAAACTCACAGCTGGCGACTTCAACAGGTGTACACAGCCATGGGCATTGAGCGGCATCGAGGGCTGGATTCGCGCATTGGGTGAGGGTGAACCGGACCTGCGAGAGAAAAccattgaagaagcagtGACGAATCTATTCGTATTCAAGATTCCCACCATGAATGTCGCAGACGCCGAAGCCTTGAGCAGTCAAACAGTTGCCAATATGCTTGAATCTCAAGTCCTTCTACCTGATGAGGAGTGGGTCAAATTTGGAGACGGCCATATCTCAGGCGTGCTTTGGCAGTTGACCGGGCTGGGTTGCTATGCACCGAAGCTTCATGACGTTGAGATCAGTGGTCGATGTTATTCTCATCATTGCACAAGAACTCTGAAGAAGGTCGACTTGGAGGTTTTCTCGGAAGACGTACAGGGAGCAGATGCATGGCATGTCTTCTATCACTTAACGAAGGAAGATGTGGATTCGAAGCCAAAGAAGGAGGTCGAACGCCAAAATATCCTGCACGAAATTGTCACGGGCGAGGAGAATTATATTAAACAGCTGGATATTTTCCGGACATTGTATAGAGATGACCTTCGGACGAGGAACCCACCAATTATTCATCCCGACAAGCGAGACAAGTTCTTGGCCGCCGTGTTTGGCATGCTTGACACTGTTGTCCGTATAAACAAGGACCACCTGTTGGCACAGCTAAAATACCGCCAGCAGGAACAGGGACCATGGATCGTTGGGTTCAGCGACTTGTTCCGAGAGTGGGTTCGCAAAGCGAAATCCGTGTATACTGAATACGCCATCGGTTACCCGCGAGCTGCATACATGGTCAGAAAGGAAGCCGCTCGGAACTTGATCTTCAAACGATTCCTCGAGGATAAACAGAAGCACAAGCTATCGGCTAAACAAGACTGGACTCATTTCTTGATCACTCCCGTGCAGCGACTTCAGCGTTATATTCTCCTGCTTCAAAGTGTCGAGCACAAAATGATTGGAGACAGTGAAGAAAAGGCAAACTTGCAAAAGGCTATTCAAGAGATTCAAACCGTCACACATGAATGTGATTCCAAGGTGGCAGAAACCAACAAGAGAGTTCAAATGATGGAATTGGATCGAATGCTAGTTCTCAGACCAGGATTCCAGTCTGttctcaaccttgaccatcttggcaGAGTATTGATTATGCAGGGCGAACTCCAAAGGATGGGCTCGAAAGGCATGAGATGGGTTGACTCCCACGCTCTGCTTTTTGATCACTATTTGATCCTCGCCAAGGTGGTGGTGCCGAAGGACGGGAAGGGAGAAAGGAAGTACGACGTGTCAAGAGAG CCAATTCCGATGCCCCTTTTATTCCTGGAAAGTATGAATGACGAGCCAGTCATGAAACAAAAGGGCTTAACAGCACCCCTTGGCAGAACCACTGCCGCGCCTGCTGGCGCGCAACTGAATAAGGTTCCAAGCAATGGTACTGGCAGACCCGGTTTAGAACATACACCGACAGGATCCTCAGGAACGTCACTGGCACCAACGACATCCAATGATACGGAAGGAAAGATTTTGTATCCTTTCAAAGTAAAGCATCTTGGTCATGAAGTGTACACGCTCTACGCATCCTCTGCCCGAGACAGGCTCGATTGGTGCAATAGCATTATCGAAGCCAAGACCAGGCATGCCAAGGCTTTGTATGCTCAGAATGCCGAACCATTCAGGCTTCGTGTTCTTGCAGATGCTGCCTTCCACTACGACGCTGGCTCTATGTACGCCAGGGCATCCGGCGTTCCTGTCAAGGGCACGCCACTCGACAGAGCGATTCAGGATTTGGAAAAGGTCTTGGGCTCCGCGCAAGGGGTTGCAGCAGTATGTCGTGCACAAGTGAATTGCGCCACAGGATTTTCGGCATTTGGAAAGTCCGTCATTGCCATTGGAACGGATTACGGTGTGTATATTACCGACCCTTCCAATCCTCGTGGATGGATGCGA ACCGTGCAAATCGCTCGAGTTACCCAAATTGCTGTGCTAGAGGAGTTTTCGATTTGTCTCGTGATTGCGGACAAGTCGCTTATCTGCTACCCGCTTGATGTGATAGCTCCCGTGTCCGAATTCGCTGCACCAGTCAACGACAATACGCGCCGTGCACCACAacggcttgcaaaagatgtGACGTACTTTGCAACGGCCCGGATGAAGGACCGAATGCTAGTCTTTTACAAGCGCAAAGAAGGTCTACACACATCTTTCAAGGTTCTAGAGCCAATATTTCACAAGGCAACCGAGAAGAAGTCTCGGCTTTTTGGCAGCCGCAAGACGGGTGGTGGTAGCACCGACACTTTCCGCGATTATGACGAGTTCTACCTGCCAACAGAGTGCTTTTCGCTTAGCATCTTCCAGACGTATATCGCTGTCTCAACCTCCAAGGGCGTTGAGATGCTTAcgctggacaagaagcagccaaTGTCGATTCCTGATCTGAAGGCACCAGCCATTGCAAATATTGCAGGGCGCATTCGAGACCAACGACCACTCGGTATGTTCCGCTTGAATGAGAACGAGTTCATCGTTACGTATGAAGACTGTGCTGTATATGTGGACAAGCATGGCGACGTCAGTCGCACTCTCATCATGGAGTACACTGgcaagcagaagaaggctaGAGGTGCGACCATGTATGGGCAGTATCTACTGCTATTCAACGAGGATTATGTGGAGGTGCGTAATGCAGAGAATGGGCGACTTCGACAAATCATTGCCGGAAGAGATGTGCGAGTAATCGACTTTGGTATCCGGGGTCCGACAGGTGGGAATGCTGCTCAATCACAACAAGCCTATGGACCTAACGGGCAGTCGCACTTGGCAGGGGACACATCCAAGGCCTCTGTGAAGATTGCAATGTGCCATCCAGAGCTACCAGGCCGCCAAATCGTCTTGGAAATGCTTCTCAATGATGGCCACTCCGAAGGCTAG